From one Montipora capricornis isolate CH-2021 unplaced genomic scaffold, ASM3666992v2 scaffold_363, whole genome shotgun sequence genomic stretch:
- the LOC138035377 gene encoding guanyl-specific ribonuclease pgl-1-like, with protein MESNTSDQQAVMSVEKSDQQPTCSVEKSHQQPIMPVEPPPDATSHKELSPQEGMTQPLSDTRIPEKENEKADGKDPTKVPPKEPHPYTRCWRCGGQGHIRAQCPTKPKHVDSGRGGSRGARGGIRGRGGNRGARGGYRGVMRGTARGRIFRTGRGAGGHRGRGNGRGLMNFIRGRVINIYNYK; from the exons ATGGAATCTA ACACAAGTGACCAGCAAGCAGTTATGTCAGTTG AGAAAAGTGACCAGCAACCGACCTGTTCAGTTG AGAAAAGTCACCAGCAACCAATCATGCCAGTTG AACCACCACCAGATGCTACAT CACACAAAGAGTTGTCCCCTCAGGAGGGGATGACGCAACCCTTGAGTGACACCAGAAtcccagaaaaagaaaatg AAAAGGCTGATGGAAAGGACCCAACAAAGGTTCCCCCCAAGGAGCCACACCCGTACACAA gGTGCTGGCGATGTGGGGGACAGGGGCACATCAGGGCTCAGTGCCCCACCAAACCAAAACATGTAGATAGCGGGAGGGGGGGAAGTCGGGGGGCTAGGGGTGGAATTCGCGGTAGGGGCGGAAATCGGGGGGCAAGGGGGGGATATAGAGGCGTCATGCGCGGTACAGCACGTGGCAGGATTTTTCGTACAGGAAGAGGCGCGGGCGGCCATCGGGGCAGGGGGAATGGGAGAGGGTTGATGAATTTTATTCGGGGGAGAGTAATCAATATCTATAATTATAAGTAA